The Chrysemys picta bellii isolate R12L10 chromosome 12, ASM1138683v2, whole genome shotgun sequence genome has a segment encoding these proteins:
- the PIRT gene encoding phosphoinositide-interacting protein, whose translation MPSTMETHPMSLDGSEKSPESKDLITSNTASTLCISSRSESVWTNTPRNKWEIYHKPIVVVSVGGAIFLFGVVVTSLSCFIETNKNVYKMCGPAFLSLGLMLLVCGFVWIPVIRKKQRQRQKSHFFQNIKSFFFNR comes from the coding sequence ATGCCCAGCACCATGGAGACCCACCCCATGAGCCTGGACGGGAGTGAAAAGTCCCCTGAATCCAAGGATTTGATCACTAGCAACACGGCCAGCACGCTGTGCATCAGCTCCAGGAGCGAGTCCGTCTGGACCAACACGCCCAGGAACAAGTGGGAGATCTACCACAAGCCCATCGTGGTGGTTTCTGTCGGAGGCGCCATCTTCCTCTTTGGAGTGGTGGTTACCAGCCTTTCCTGCTTCATAGAGACCaataaaaatgtttacaaaatgtGCGGCCCGGCTTTCCTGTCCCTGGGGCTGATGCTCCTGGTTTGCGGCTTCGTCTGGATCCCCGTCATCCGGAAGAAGCAGCGGCAGAGACAGAAGTCACACTTCTTTCAGAACATCAAGTCATTCTTCTTTAACCGCTGA